The following proteins come from a genomic window of Crassostrea angulata isolate pt1a10 chromosome 1, ASM2561291v2, whole genome shotgun sequence:
- the LOC128155440 gene encoding uncharacterized protein LOC128155440, with translation MDGISLLVLIGTLSGTVLADTDPILHCRSCKHVADGATPCVYVTECTSECYVSSSTPTSGVVTKDYGCAPRQTCLAPGTPIGRRQAKQALKTTFCKHEMCNTDVSRFQEPATEPCVDASPSECHDPTHLATMCSDCEYAQYCRKSCGLCQDNGHNGVWYENVVLFDYDPVHKTCRHSSSVDPSICQSITQQNHHVSPVMENNTTLNHAHAKHDYLILVYYESFINLHFRTNGERITNLQLSACQTTGHGRVDILLNNQPIQQSYTGTDVWNLRWQIHNLDSLHLNNTREFDLKIQKDSATHSYGHYWISRIRVESTIAHHVH, from the exons ATGGACGGTATCA GTTTGTTAGTTTTGATTGGCACGCTATCAGGGACCGTACTTGCCGACACAG ATCCCATTCTACACTGTCGGTCGTGTAAACATGTCGCGGACGGAGCAACTCCCTGTGTTTATGTTACAGAGTGTACTAGTGAG tgtTACGTTTCCTCATCAACCCCTACCTCTGGTGTTGTTACAAAAGACTATGGATGTGCTCCA AGACAAACATGCTTGGCACCGGGTACCCCGATAGGTCGACGACAAGCCAAACAGGCATTAAAGACCACCTTCTGCAAGCATGAGATGTGTAACACAG ACGTCAGTCGCTTCCAGGAGCCGGCCACTGAGCCTTGCGTTGATGCTTCACCCTCAGAGTGCCACGATCCTACCCACCTAGCCACAATGTGTAGTGACTGCGAGTACGCTCAATACTGCAGGAAGTCGTGTGGGTTGTGTCAGG ATAATGGACACAATGGCGTGTGGTACGAAAACGTGGTCCTTTTTGACTACGATCCGGTCCACAAGACCTGCCGCCATAGTTCTTCTGTCGACCCTTCTATCTGCCAGAGTATTACGCAACAGAACCACCACGTGTCTCCAGTAATGGAAAACAACACCACTCTAAACCACGCCCACGCCAAACACGATTACTTAATCTTGGTCTATTACGAAAGTTTCATCAACCTCCACTTCAGAACCAACGGTGAGCGAATCACCAATCTACAGCTGAGCGCATGTCAGACCACTGGCCACGGTAGAGTGGACATCTTGTTGAACAACCAACCAATCCAACAGTCGTACACCGGAACTGACGTATGGAACCTGAGGTGGCAAATCCATAACTTGGATTCACTGCACTTGAATAACACGCGGGAGTTCGATTTGAAAATCCAGAAAGACAGTGCTACTCACAGCTACGGCCACTATTGGATCAGCCGAATCAGAGTAGAAAGCACGATTGCACATCATGTTCATTAA